From one Plasmodium malariae genome assembly, chromosome: 12 genomic stretch:
- the MND1 gene encoding meiotic nuclear division protein 1, putative: MKKKGKSNDDKKLILYDIMLESESFFILKELEALAPKKGIRSIFVKDLLQQLVDDNKVKSEKVGSQNVFWVLKTEESSNLQNKHQELIEKKGEYEDIIKKEKEGYEELVNALKISDDELRSKLKEVKKLTDQLDHKKKELENLKKTDIKEIEKMKAQNKCAVESIQRWNNNIFIVKQWIQNRTDRPEEIVDRLLGIKDIFHNWN, translated from the exons atgaaaaaaaaaggaaaaagtaaCGACgataaaaagttaatattatatgacaTCATGCTTGAAAGTgaatccttttttatattaaaagagtTGGAGGCTCTGGCGCCGAAAAAAGGGATTCGATCTATATTTGTTAAGG ACTTGCTTCAGCAACTTGTTGATGATAACAAGGTCAAGTCGGAAAAAGTAGGTTCGCAAAATGTTTTCTG GGTTTTAAAAACTGAGGAATCCTCGAACTTGCAGAATAAACATCAAGAattaat agaaaaaaagggggaatatgaagatattataaaaaaggaaaaggaaggATATGAGGAATTAGTGAATGCTCTAAAAATATCAGAT GACGAGTTAAGgagtaaattaaaagaagttAAAAAACTAACAGACCAATTGgatcataaaaaaaaggaactcgaaaatttaaaaaaaacagatattaaagaaatagaaaaaatgaaagccCAAAACAAGTGTGCTGTTGAGTCTATACAGAG ATggaacaataatatttttatagtaaaaCAATGGATCCAAAATAGAACTGACAGACCTGAAGAAATAGTTGACAGATTACTTGgaat CAAAGATATATTTCACAATTGGAACTAA